In Onychostoma macrolepis isolate SWU-2019 chromosome 06, ASM1243209v1, whole genome shotgun sequence, one DNA window encodes the following:
- the si:ch211-105j21.9 gene encoding sialomucin core protein 24-like isoform X1, translating into MGVLTLQLLVCGQLILYLFVLNNITDAQRINVSPSSSTTTIAPPLNATGNHTENNVSNSSSFSAYNNTTRNNLTNQATLTTTLGPNQSNVTGSAGQPNTTDNAQTTQSATSSTFNISSTVVTSSDNSTRSSNGSATSTTTAVTKSTAITSTAVTQNSSSSFNESQADGGLNHSEKSLTILFSILLGVIVLVILGHFAYKFGRSKERSVQYTHRRLQNEDTGEPFALPDDTLVISGGLYDGPQIYNPTMTVQNEEFQTDASGFPSRPTQFRLEFLREDQDRPFDHETSTFQTFHAHDQEP; encoded by the exons ATGGGTGTGTTAACTCTTCAGCTTTTGGTATGTGGCCAGCTaatattgtatttgtttgtctTGAATAATATAACCGATGCACAAAGGATCAATGTGTCACCATCAAGCTCGACAACTACAATAGCTCCACCTCTGAATGCAACAGGAAACCACACAGAAAATAATGTCTCAAATTCATCAAGCTTTTCAGCATACAATAATACAACTCGAAACAACTTGACAAACCAGGCAACCCTGACCACTACTTTGGGACCCAACCAAAGTAATGTAACAGGATCAGCAGGGCAGCCAAACACAACAGATAATGCTCAGACAACCCAATCAGCCACATCCTCAACATTCAACATCAGTTCAACAGTTGTCACTTCTTCAGACAACAGCACTCGTAGCAGCAATGGAAGTGCTACATCAACCACTACAGCAGTGACCAAATCCACAGCGATTACTTCTACTGCTGTAACTCAAAACAGCTCATCTTCCTTCAATGAATCTCAAG cagatGGTGGCCTGAATCATTCAGAGAAATCTCTGACCATTTTATTCAGCATTCTGCTTGGTGTAATAGTTCTGGTAATTCTGGGACATTTTGCATACAAGTTCGGCAGGAGCAAAGAGAGAAGTGTCCAATACACTCACCGCCGTCTCCAGAATGAAGATACAG GTGAGCCGTTTGCACTGCCAGATGACACGCTGGTCATTTCAGGAGGACTCTATGATGGCCCTCAGATTTACAACCCCACCATGACAGTGCAGAATGAAGAATTCCAGACAGACGCATCTGGATTTCCTTCCAGACCCACTCAGTTCCGCTTGGAGTTTCTGAGAGAGGATCAAGACAGACCATTCGACCATGAGACCTCCACCTTTCAGACATTTCATGCACATGACCAAGAGCCTTAA
- the si:ch211-105j21.9 gene encoding sialomucin core protein 24-like isoform X2 — protein MGVLTLQLLVCGQLILYLFVLNNITDAQRINVSPSSSTTTIAPPLNATGNHTENNVSNSSSFSAYNNTTRNNLTNQATLTTTLGPNQSNVTGSAGQPNTTDNAQTTQSATSSTFNISSTVVTSSDNSTRSSNGSATSTTTAVTKSTAITSTAVTQNSSSSFNESQDGGLNHSEKSLTILFSILLGVIVLVILGHFAYKFGRSKERSVQYTHRRLQNEDTGEPFALPDDTLVISGGLYDGPQIYNPTMTVQNEEFQTDASGFPSRPTQFRLEFLREDQDRPFDHETSTFQTFHAHDQEP, from the exons ATGGGTGTGTTAACTCTTCAGCTTTTGGTATGTGGCCAGCTaatattgtatttgtttgtctTGAATAATATAACCGATGCACAAAGGATCAATGTGTCACCATCAAGCTCGACAACTACAATAGCTCCACCTCTGAATGCAACAGGAAACCACACAGAAAATAATGTCTCAAATTCATCAAGCTTTTCAGCATACAATAATACAACTCGAAACAACTTGACAAACCAGGCAACCCTGACCACTACTTTGGGACCCAACCAAAGTAATGTAACAGGATCAGCAGGGCAGCCAAACACAACAGATAATGCTCAGACAACCCAATCAGCCACATCCTCAACATTCAACATCAGTTCAACAGTTGTCACTTCTTCAGACAACAGCACTCGTAGCAGCAATGGAAGTGCTACATCAACCACTACAGCAGTGACCAAATCCACAGCGATTACTTCTACTGCTGTAACTCAAAACAGCTCATCTTCCTTCAATGAATCTCAAG atGGTGGCCTGAATCATTCAGAGAAATCTCTGACCATTTTATTCAGCATTCTGCTTGGTGTAATAGTTCTGGTAATTCTGGGACATTTTGCATACAAGTTCGGCAGGAGCAAAGAGAGAAGTGTCCAATACACTCACCGCCGTCTCCAGAATGAAGATACAG GTGAGCCGTTTGCACTGCCAGATGACACGCTGGTCATTTCAGGAGGACTCTATGATGGCCCTCAGATTTACAACCCCACCATGACAGTGCAGAATGAAGAATTCCAGACAGACGCATCTGGATTTCCTTCCAGACCCACTCAGTTCCGCTTGGAGTTTCTGAGAGAGGATCAAGACAGACCATTCGACCATGAGACCTCCACCTTTCAGACATTTCATGCACATGACCAAGAGCCTTAA
- the slc5a8l gene encoding sodium-coupled monocarboxylate transporter 1 — protein MPGSGGPVSTFSVWDYVVFAGLILFAAGIGLFQAIRGRKEASSDEFLLGGRQMTAVPVALSLTASFMSGITVIGTPAEAYMYGTPFWLFIFSYTIMSIISAELFVPLFYRLSITSTYEYLEMRYNKLIRVIGTSMYIAQTILYTGMVIYAPALALNQITGLNLWGVLVATGAVCIVYCTLGGLKAVIWTDVFQMIIMLSGFVAVIARGAVLQGGFEKIWNDSYHGGRLETFSFDPDPLRRHSFWTIVVGGSLMWASMYSINQSQVQRYISCKTMTHAKLSLYLNMVGLWVTVSLAMLSGLCMYSIYKDCDPFTNKDVGASDQLLPYLVMDILAEFQGLPGLFVAAAYSGTLSTVSSSINALVAVTVEDFMKPAWPWLTERQLSWINMGMSVFYGGVCIGMAGVASLMGNILQAALSIFGMISGPLLGLYMLGMFFRCVNSTGGLVGLISGLTITLWVGIGAQLYPPLPEKTLRLSLSVEGCIAPDMNETTTMTPFSTVLQTTIPQPRPALADNWYSLSYLYFCPVGIIVTMVTGLIVSAITGGCKQEKARPELFIGKSDLNCFGCRNSGSEVLDLIEKDPKNIQGLESPVFCDNEIALKEKNYKEKITKF, from the exons ATGCCAGGCAGCGGAGGTCCAGTTTCGACGTTCTCAGTATGGGACTATGTGGTGTTTGCCGGCTTGATTCTTTTTGCTGCGGGCATCGGCTTGTTCCAAGCCATCCGTGGACGCAAGGAGGCCAGCAGTGATGAGTTTCTCCTGGGCGGCCGTCAGATGACCGCAGTGCCTGTGGCTTTGTCCCTCACAGCTAGCTTTATGTCAGGTATCACAGTTATTGGCACTCCTGCAGAAGCGTATATGTATGGCACACCATTCTGGCTCTTCATCTTCTCCTATACCATCATGTCCATCATCAGCGCTGAACTCTTCGTGCCTCTGTTTTACCGGCTGAGCATCACCAGCACATACGAG TACTTGGAGATGCGTTACAACAAGCTGATACGAGTGATTGGAACCAGCATGTATATTGCTCAAACC ATTTTATACACAGGCATGGTTATCTATGCACCTGCACTCGCACTTAATCAGA TCACCGGTCTGAATCTGTGGGGAGTGCTAGTGGCAACAGGGGCTGTCTGCATCGTCTACTGTACCCTG GGAGGGCTGAAGGCAGTGATATGGACAGATGTGTTCCAGATGATCATCATGCTGAGTGGGTTTGTGGCAGTCATCGCTCGTGGAGCTGTGCTGCAGGGGGGATTTGAAAAGATCTGGAATGACAGCTACCATGGAGGACGTTTGGAAACGTTCAG TTTTGATCCTGATCCTTTGAGACGTCATAGTTTTTGGACAATCGTTGTTGGCGGCAGTCTGATGTGGGCATCCATGTACTCGATCAACCAATCACAGGTCCAGCGCTACATCTCCTGCAAGACAATGACTCATGCAAAGCT ATCTCTGTATTTGAATATGGTGGGATTATGGGTGACAGTGAGTTTGGCCATGCTCTCGGGTCTCTGCATGTACTCCATCTATAAAGACTGTGATCCTTTCACCAACAAAGATGTAGGAGCTTCAGACCAG CTCCTTCCTTATCTGGTGATGGACATACTAGCAGAATTCCAAGGACTGCCTGGATTGTTCGTGGCTGCAGCTTACAGTGGAACATTAAG TACGGTGTCGTCGAGTATCAACGCTCTGGTGGCTGTCACAGTGGAGGACTTCATGAAGCCAGCATGGCCCTGGCTGACAGAGAGACAGCTGTCCTGGATCAACATGGGCATGA GTGTATTCTATGGAGGCGTATGCATCGGTATGGCTGGTGTGGCATCTTTGATGGGCAATATACTGCAG GCAGCATTGTCTATATTTGGTATGATCAGTGGACCTCTCTTGGGCCTTTATATGCTGGGCATGTTCTTCCGCTGTGTGAACTCCACG GGAGGTTTAGTTGGCTTGATTTCCGGCCTGACTATAACGTTATGGGTGGGAATTGGAGCTCAGTTGTATCCTCCTTTACCTGAGAAGACCCTTCGGCTTTCCTTGAGTGTGGAAGGATGCATTGCACCAGACATGAATGAAACCACCACTATGACACCATTCAGCACAGTCCTACAAACCACAATTCCACA GCCAAGACCAGCTTTGGCAGACAACTGGTATTCATTGTCCTACCTGTACTTCTGCCCTGTGGGCATAATAGTGACCATGGTCACGGGACTAATAGTTAGTGCAATCACAG gTGGCTGTAAGCAGGAGAAAGCTCGACCTGAGCTCTTTATTGGAAAATCAGATCTCAACTGCTTTGGATGCAGAAACTCAGGCTCAGAA gtATTAGACTTAATTGAGAAAGATCCAAAAAATATCCAAGGGCTGGAGAGTCCAGTTTTCTGCGACAATGAAATTGCACTGAAAGAGAAAAACTACAAGGAGAAGATCACTAAGTTTTGA